Below is a genomic region from Lutra lutra chromosome 5, mLutLut1.2, whole genome shotgun sequence.
TCACGCCACGCAGGCCCTGGAATCACTGTTGTCGAGTTCTAGTGAGCCACTAGAACTCAAGTTTGGATCATGTGGCAGGCGTGgtgatggttttgatgatatgaTGATGTGAAAGTCTAACgtactttttcaaaaattcctAGAGAAAGGTCTTGCTACATCCCTTTGTAAGAGACGGGAGAAAGGAGCTCAGAGATGTTCTGTATATGCCTATTGTCACACAGCTACGCAGGGACAGAGTTGCTAGCCAAGCCGAGCTCTGTCTGCCCCCTAGTGGGTGCTCACTCCATGGCATTGCACTACACTCAGGAGAGTGTCCTCTGCACACAGTTGCCATGTCATCCACCCACCAAGGATTACATATGCAGGCGGGCAGGAGGATCTTTATCCTGGGAAGACTAGGTGGAGGGGCAAGGGCCTGTCTTTGCTCTAAGAACTTCCCACCTAAACCGCAGGACACCACCTGGGTCCCGGTTTCCACAGTTGGTTTGCCCAcacccccctcctccttcccatagCCCCAGCAGcaccctcttctctttcttactGTTTCCAAGCATTCTCACTCCCTTCTGTGAAGCCCTGCCTCCCATCACCTGCCTTTCCTTCTGTGCCTTGCAGATGCCAGCATGTATGCCCATTACCTCTTCCACGCCTTCGACATCACCCAGACAGGCTCCGTGAAGTTCGAGGTATGCGTGTCTCTGAGGCCCGGGGCCCTACCACCTGCTGAAAAGACAGTCGGTTCACTTAGCAAGCATTTCCCAAGCTAAGGGAATAAGcagctgcttcccctcccctccagaaactcAGGGCCCAGAGGGACTACAGATAAGAGCTGAATAGCTCCAGAGCCCATCGAGCTAACCATGTGACAGACAGGCTAGTGTCTTGCCTGGATTAACTCATTTATTCCCCACAGCAACCCTACAAGGTAGGGTTCTATGATTTATTACCAGTTTGCAGAAGAGgacagtcaggcagagagagatggagtggTTTTCCCAAGGTCAAAGAGCTAGAAAGTGGTAACAGAGGGATGTGGACTCAGGTAGCCACTCTTAGGGTAACTGGAGCTGTGGGATAAGGAAATACCAGAGGAGGTTGCGTGGGCCTGAGTCTGGAGGTGGCAGCACATGCATTCTTCCTCGAAGAGACTCCATTCCCTTGAATGGGCAGGGTAGAGAGTGGAAGGGGGGCTGCTTTTGCTGACGTAGGCCAGCCATGTCCTTCAGGGGAATGTGGACATGGGAGGTACCATTCTGTAAAAGTAGTCATGGACTCTGGCCGGAAGACAGAGCTACAGCCCACCCCATGGCTTGGTGGTTAATGTCATTTATGCCTCTCCCACTTGTCAGGACTTTGTAACTGCTCTGTCGATTTTGCTGAGAGGAACCGTCCATGAGAAGCTTAGGTGGACATTTAATTTGTATGACATCAATAAAGATGGATACATCAACAAAGAGGTAAGTGAGCGGAGGCTTGGGGCATGAAAGGACTACAGTGAAGGCATCTAATTATAAACAGAAAGCAGCCCCAGTCCCAGTACCGAGCATGGAATTGTCTGAATGAGGAGAGATCTGCTTTGGGACTAACAGAGCTGATTCCTGGCCAAAGGAAGAAGGTCACCTTTGACCTCCCCCATTGGTCCACCCTGCCCTGTTCCCAAGCACTCGAAAGGATTAGGGAGTTTCATTCATTGTCACTGAGGCCCTTGTCTTCAACACACATTCCAAAGGGGTGTCAATGCTTTCAGCGTAGACTTCCTCTTCCCAGGGGCACTCACAGTGAGAGGGTTGACAGCCACAAGTTAAAGCTGAGAGTTGGGATGGTGGAGTTGAAAACACCATctagaagggagaagggagatttTTGAGGAAGCAGGGACTATAATAGTATCATATTGACCACAATCTATTTTGCCCACCAATAAAACCACACAAGAGGATGATGGCAGGTGCAGCTATCTCTAAACACATCACAATTTATGAATCTCCACTGCTTGACACTTTATATCGTCGGAGTTACACGTGGTGTCTAGACAATGAAACACCCACAGGTCTATCTCAGAACTCGCTTGGACATCTCCTGTATCTTGGTCTCTCGGTTGCAGCTTGGACATAGTACCCAGTGACATCCCAGTCCCCAGGTGTCTATGCACCAGGCACAGTGTCTAGAGCTACAGATTTAATCTCCAATCCCCGCCTCAACCCTGTGAGCTTCTCTCTAACGTTCAttcctcattcattcaatcaagCATTTGCTCATCTTATATTTGAGGGCTTATGAGGTGTCCTGGGTGCTGAAAATAAAGTGATGGATGATCCCGTGAGGGTAAAAACCCTAATATCCACTAGTAACACGTATGTCCAATGAATTCCAGTAAATTCATGTAACGGGTGGCCAATTAAAGTCACACAAAAGTAAGAAGATGTATAAATTCATCTGacacagtacatttaaaaaatcaccttatagcggtacctggatggctcagtcggttaagcatctgtctttggctcaggtcatgatccaggggtcctgggattgagtccgtatctggatccctgctcaatggggagcctgcttctctctctctccctctgctcctcccctccactcatgcttgcgcactctctctctctcatataaataaataaataaataaaatctttttaaaaaataataatcaccttctaaataatatatatatattatgtcaattttgcaaataatttaatGCTTCTATGACTACTCAAATATATGATACTCCAAAATATTCAAATACTActtctcaaaatatataaagaaaggacCCTAAAATAGGACTTGTAACACAGCCTTCAGCCTTGGTgcagtcatattccatcactGAGTCACCTCACTAACTCCGGCTCCCTCTTTCTTATTTGCAGACTAGACAAAATCGCTCTCATTAACACCTCTCAGACCTCTCTAGATGGCAGGATTTAAAAAGtatccattaaaagaaaaagaaagtgtagaTAAACAGCTTCCTAGAAAAGACAGATGGAACTTCTCCTTGCAGTCATTTGGAGATAATCTCATCCAAATGATAGGCAATGAAAATCCTGAGAGAGTGATCAAAATCGGTCTTTAAGTCCTCTCTCTTAGTAAAGGTACTCAGGAAAGAACCCATGATAATGTGGATATGAAGCACCTCTGATGCCCACATTTTAAACACATGAATAGAGACATGGATCTCCTAGTTCTGTTTGCTGGGATGGCCTAAGACAATGACACCCTCTAGCAATGAGGATACCTTGCACCCGGACCTTGATTTCTGAACACCATCCTCCAATTAAAGGAACCAGTCTCCTTGGAGAAGTTGGTGATTCCAGGACTGGGAACAAGAAAATACAAGATCAGCGTGGAGTACCTTGTAGCGCTGGAAAGCACTGgagtgtttaaaaaagaaagaaaggaaaggatgggaCATGTCAAAAAGGTACAGGAATCAGTCTGAAGGAGTTCCCAATCACCAAAacagaacaatttgagcaacaaaatttAAAGTGCTACTATTAGAttataagcttaaaaaaataaggaaaatgccCATGAGTCCCtactaaattatatatacataattacagattatatatattcaaataatatgtgttcaaataaataataaatatgtattcaaataaataattgaattcaTAGATAAATGGGAGATAAGGGACAACTCTTTCTTAAAGaagaattccaattaataaataaagaaggaataaaggaaatacaGAGTCAGCATTAGGTAAACATCACAGTAATAATTTTTGCAGGCACGATCCACTAAAAGATACTAAAATCAGAGGAGGAACTCGACAGTAATCAAGTAATCAAGTAATCAAGGTTCACATCGCCATCAAAAGATATATTAACTCCAGGTACCTCTTCGACATGATGTACCAAGAAAGACATAATGTCACTTCTAGGGTATTCTCATCAAAAATGCATAACTTTAATCTTATCATAAGAAAGGCAGGGACTAACCcagagacattctacaaaataactgaccgGTACTCCTATCAGGAGTGTCTTGGTCTTGAAAGACAAAGAGTGAGAAACTGTCATAGGTTAGAGGAGACTAAGGGGACACAGTGACTAGATGGATGAGGGATCCTTAACCATAAAAGACACTAAGGGAAAATCTAATGCAATGGGAATAAGCTCCATAGTTTTGTTCACAGCCCAGCATGGCACTGTTGTAGTATTGTTAATTCCCTGAGATGATCACCGGGCTGTGCTTTGGCAAGTTAGGAGAAACTGGGTCAAAGGTATACATGAACGCTCTGTTCTGTTTTTGCTCTTGTGTAAGTccaatgttattaaaaataggctaaaaatgaataaaaaaaaataaaatgagcacaTGGAATGAGGAGCAGCAGACAAGGAACAGGAGAGAGGTCGTCCCCTGGGTCTCCATAGACACAATTTCAAAGATCTCAAAGACAGAGCTGTCCTCCTATACCCTCTTTCCTGCATTCCAAGGAAGGGCCATGGAATACTGTGCCTGGCCAGCGTGATCAGAACATCACAGAGCCACTCAATAGTTATTGGGCTCCTAGTCCATGCAGAGACCTTATCAATGAAGGATTGAACATATGTCCTCACGAGCTCACAGTCTTGAGGAAACAGAGCTACACtaataacaaaaacaactccTTTAACAAGTAGGTAATGATCACTTATTCTGTATCGGGAAGCACTGAgagattagaaagaaaatgtgacaggATTTGTACCATTTATCAGGTCCCACAAAACAAGAATGACCCTGTAGAAAGTGGTCTTTGGGTTACAAAGATAAAAGATCATCAACATAAACTAGCTTAAATTGAGAGGTTGCCTGTAAAGATAAAACCAGTCTGATGGAACAGGTACAATCCCCATTGAAGCAAGAAGGTTgttacgctctctctctcccttcacctcttctttcctctctcctcccttcccctcctccaacaTTGCTGACATCACGATGACCACCCTCTCCTCAGCAGGAAGGACACATTCAAGTTGCTAGCAACGTAAGGGTGGGGAGGCACAAGAGGAGGTTTTAGTTTCTAGGGTAACCATTCTGAGACACTGCCCCTCTGGGGCTTCTCCCAGTCTTTGAAACCATCTGTCTTCTTCATGTAGTTTTCTCAGAGAGGctctgagtgtgtgtgagtgtgtatatgggtgtgtgagagaaagagtgtgtgtatgtgagactgtgtgtgtgtgtgagagagagagaaagagtatgcgTGTCAGAGTGTATGTGAGAGagtaagtgtatgtgtgtgagagagtatGTGTATATGGGTGTGAGGGAGattctgtgagtgtgtgtgtatgtgtgagagattgtgtgtgtgtgcgtgtgtgtgtgtgtgtgtgtgtgtaggtgccCATGTGTGTGCTCATGGGAATATTTCTTGCCCCCCCCCAGTCCcacctcccttttcctccctctattcctcttttctcctctcctctcttctctttctccctacatttttctcatctcttctaCCTTCTATTTGCTCCATTCTACTCCTCACAGAAATTCTACTCTCCTGCAGAAGGTTTTCGTTTCTGCTGTCACTCAACCTTAGCTAAATCCTGGAAAGCACTTGCCTGTGTCACCAACTCTGTCTCTAACTCCACTTGACCTTCGAGCTCCAGGTTCTATCACTCCTGATCACGTTTCTGTGCTTCATCATTTAAACTTCTCAAGAGAGAAGAACAGAGTAGCTCAGCTTTAGTCAGATGTCCACCTTTGTTCCAATTAGCTATGGTCACAGGGACAGGTCACCCAGGACAAACACAGCCACTTGGGCCCAACCATTCAAAGAAcagtggagtggggagagggtctTCCCAAAATGGGGTGTGGGTTCATCAGTACACAAGCATGTTCATCCCAATCCCACACATAACCCCTCACTGAGGATAATGCTCAAGAAAAACCTAACCTACCCAAGAGCTTCTGAAGGCAGAGAATTTTCCACTGCCCTCGCTCTAGGAGGATACTCCCAGAATATAGCCCTTTCAGCTTGCTTTCTAACTCCCTCTCATCAGCTGGAAAGAATCCTTTTAATCACCTTCATTCACAAAGGTGACAAGGAGCCCCCAATTCTCACCTAAAAAAGAGCTTGACCTCATGGTTCCCACGCTGTGCTTCCCTATCATCTCTCCAGGAGATGATGGACATcgtcaaagccatctatgacatgATGGGGAAATACACTTACCCCGTGCTCAAAGAAGACACTCCAAGGCAGCATGTGGACGTCTTCTTCCAGGTAGGTGCACACACTGTGCATGAGCTTTAAGCGCAATGGAGACCAGTCAACCCACAAGCATCTGAACAAGTGGTGTGTGTCCAACTCTGTGCTAAGTATTGCAGAAGCCAGGAAAGAATTACAAGATGTGTTGACCTCTAAGTAATAGATGATCTTATTATGCAGACAAATATGTACTATAGAATAGAACAGGGAAGTATATTAGGAAGTATAAATGCTATAGTATAGACTCTAAGTTCCATAAAAATTCTTGGTAGAGCAGAATAGCCAGAGAAGATGTCATTAAGCACTTATATGTAGGTGTTAAGGCTTTATGTCTGGGGagtaatggaaaataaagttGGAAACAAGGGTGGGCTGGTTTGAGATCTTTAATTGAGGAAGTTTAGCCTTGCTTGAGTGACTACAGTTACTCCATGACTAGAAGAGTTCTATGACCACAGTGGTGTTTCAGTAAAAGACTCAGCTAGTCTCAAGATTCTGTAGccagaaaataatggaataatCAGTGAAATTTAGGTCTTCTAAGTCCTTAGAGTATTTCTTTTAGCATATTGCATTAAATTTTATGTCTGATAaagggtggggaaaaaaagactaagcTAGTGGTACAGTTTTGAAGATGTCTGAGCTCATTCTTGTCTAATCCTCTCACTTTGCggatgggagaagcagaggctcaTAGAGGCTAGAGTCTGGGGAAGACGTATCAGGGTGTCAGCAGAATTATCTGATAATGTCCTAATGAGAGCCTAGAGCAAGTCTTTCCATCTTAAGGAAGCTCATGGGTGTCAAAGTGCTGTAATCAGGCCCTTTGCTCTCTTAGCAAAGAGCAAGTTTTGAAATGCAGATTACCAAGTTTGTTAAAGTTCTTCCTGTTGTGTCTTtcagaaaatggacaaaaataaagaTGGTATCGTGACTTTAGATGAATTTCTTGAATCCTGTCAGGAGGTAAGTAAGGAGAGACCTCAGAATATAAAACCTCTAGATCTGGGAAAGGAAATCTGGGGGCTGAGggcctgcaggagggagggaatgagaaaCCTGTGGCCTCAGGTCAGAGCCACTACCGCCAACCTCACCAACAGCAAACTCAGAAttccaactccctcccctcctgca
It encodes:
- the KCNIP1 gene encoding Kv channel-interacting protein 1 isoform X4, translated to MTMVCHRPEGLEQLEAQTNFTKRELQVLYRGFKNECPSGVVNEETFKQIYAQFFPHGDASMYAHYLFHAFDITQTGSVKFEDFVTALSILLRGTVHEKLRWTFNLYDINKDGYINKEEMMDIVKAIYDMMGKYTYPVLKEDTPRQHVDVFFQKMDKNKDGIVTLDEFLESCQEDDNIMRSLQLFQNVM
- the KCNIP1 gene encoding Kv channel-interacting protein 1 isoform X3, coding for MGAVMGTFSSLQTKQRRPSKDKIEDELEMTMVCHRPEGLEQLEAQTNFTKRELQVLYRGFKNECPSGVVNEETFKQIYAQFFPHGDASMYAHYLFHAFDITQTGSVKFEDFVTALSILLRGTVHEKLRWTFNLYDINKDGYINKEEMMDIVKAIYDMMGKYTYPVLKEDTPRQHVDVFFQKMDKNKDGIVTLDEFLESCQEDDNIMRSLQLFQNVM
- the KCNIP1 gene encoding Kv channel-interacting protein 1 isoform X1, with product MGAVMGTFSSLQTKQRRPSKDIAWWYYQYQRDKIEDELEMTMVCHRPEGLEQLEAQTNFTKRELQVLYRGFKNECPSGVVNEETFKQIYAQFFPHGDASMYAHYLFHAFDITQTGSVKFEDFVTALSILLRGTVHEKLRWTFNLYDINKDGYINKEEMMDIVKAIYDMMGKYTYPVLKEDTPRQHVDVFFQKMDKNKDGIVTLDEFLESCQEDDNIMRSLQLFQNVM
- the KCNIP1 gene encoding Kv channel-interacting protein 1 isoform X2, with amino-acid sequence MSGCSKRCKLGFVKFAQTVFKLITGTLSKDKIEDELEMTMVCHRPEGLEQLEAQTNFTKRELQVLYRGFKNECPSGVVNEETFKQIYAQFFPHGDASMYAHYLFHAFDITQTGSVKFEDFVTALSILLRGTVHEKLRWTFNLYDINKDGYINKEEMMDIVKAIYDMMGKYTYPVLKEDTPRQHVDVFFQKMDKNKDGIVTLDEFLESCQEDDNIMRSLQLFQNVM